Below is a window of Micromonospora chersina DNA.
TGCTCGCCGAGCGGCTGCCGTCGGTCCTGCCGGAGCTCGACGACGACGCCGCCCTGGAGGTCACCGCCCTGCACTCGATCGCCGGTCTGCTCCCGCCCGGCGGCCGGCTGCTCCGCCGACCCCCGTTCCAGGCGCCCCACCACACGGCCACGGTGCCGGCGCTGGTGGGCGGCGGGTCCGGGCTGGCCCGGCCTGGGGCGGTGTCGCTGGCCCACCGGGGCGTGCTCTTCCTCGACGAGGCGGCCGAGTTCAGCAAGGGAGCGCTGGAGGCGCTGCGCCAACCCCTGGAGAACGGCCGGGTCCGGGTCGCCCGGACGCAGGGCTCCACCGAATACCCGGCCCGCACGCAACTGGTGCTGGCCGCGAACCCGTGTCCCTGCGCGAAGCCGTCCGGCGACGCCGCCTGCGAGTGCACCCCGCTGGCCCGGCGGCGCTACCTGGGCCGGCTCTCCGGGCCGCTGCTCGACCGGGTCGACGTGCAGGTGCGGCTCCCCCCGGTACGCGCCGCGGAGCTGTTGCAGACCGGCACGCCGAGCGAGTCGTCCGCGACGGTGGCGGCCCGCGTCGCCGAGGCGCGCCGGGCCGCGGCCGACCGCTGGGCCGCGACCGGTCGCCGGCTGAACGCCGAGATCCCGGGCCCGTACCTGCGCCGGCCGCCGTGGTGCCTGCCCGGGCGGGACACCCGGGAACTGCGGAAGCGGCTCGACAGCGGTTCGCTGTCGGCGCGCGGCTTCGACCGGGTCATCCGGCTCGCCTGGACCATCGCCGACCTGGACGGGCGGGCCCGCCCCGACGGCGGGGACATCGCGGAGGCCATCCAGCTGAGGACAGGAGAGGGCGCATGACGGGCAGGGCGGAACGCCTGATGGCGCGGGTGGCGCTGACCTGGCTCGCGGAGCCGGGCACCTGGTCGGTCCACCGGCTCGTCGACCAGCTCGGCCCGGTCGCCGCGCTCGACCTGCTCCTGGCCGGCGAAGCGCCCGACCGGGCACTGCGGGCGGCCGTCGCGGCCCGCTCCGCCGAAGGTGAGGCGCGGGCGGTCGCCGAGCAGGCGCTGGCCCGGACCGAACGGCTCGGCGCCCGGGTGGTGACCCCCGACGACGAGGATTGGCCGGCCCGGGTGGCGGACCTGCGCGCGCTGCGGCTGTCGGGAGCCGGCCGCCGCGTCGACCTGGAGACCGCGCCACCGCTCTGCTTCTGGGTACGCGGGGCGTGGCCGCTGGGCGAGGCCCTGGCGCGGTCGGTCGCCGTGGTCGGCGCGCGGGCCGCCACCCCGTACGGCACCCACGTCGCCACCGAGCTGGGCTACGGGCTGGCCGAGCGGGACTGGACGGTGGTCTCGGGCGGGGCGTTCGGGATCGACTCCGCCGCGCACCGGGGCGCGCTGACCGCCGGCGGGCTCACGGTCGCCGTGCTGGCCTGCGGGCTGGACCGCCCGTACCCGATGGGCAACGCCGCGCTGTTCGACCGGATCGCCGAGACGGGCCTGCTGGTGAGCGAGTGGATGCCCGGCGCGGAGCCGCTGCGGCCCCGGTTCCTCATCCGCAACCGGGTGATCGCGGCGGCGACCGTGGGCACCGTGCTGGTGGAGGCGGCGGCCCGCAGCGGCGCGACCCAGACCCTCAACCGGGCGATCGGCGTGGGCCGCCCGGCGATGGTGGTGCCGGGGCCGGTCACCTCCGCCATGTCCGTGGGCGCGCACGAGGCGCTCCGCGAGCACCACAGGGCGCGGCTGGTGACCGGCACGGCCCACGTGCTGGAGGAGGTCGGGCGGATCGGCTACGACCTGGCGCCGCCCGCCCGCGCGCCGGAGCGCCCCCGGGACCGGCTCGACGACGAGGCGGCCCAGGTGCTGGAGGCGCTGCCCCGGCGGAAGGCGATCGGCCTGGAGCGCGTCGCGGCGCGCGCCGGGGTGGACCTCCGCACGGCGATGCGCAAGCTCTCCATGTTGGAGGAACTCGCCATGGTGGTACGCCGCTACGACGGCTACGCTCTCGCACCGCCGGCCGAGCGCAGCACCGCTGCTGGCCGGGCACCCACCACCGCCGGGCCGGGCCCGTCGCCCGCTCCGCCGAGCTGAGCCGGCCCGGCCGAGCGGACCTGCCGGCCTGGGCTGTGCGCTCAGTCGCCCTCGAACCGGATCTCGGCGTCCCGGCTGGTCAGGCAGCGCCGGGCCAGGATGGCCAGTCGTCGGATCTGGTCGACCTCCGCGGGCTCCCGCGCCACCTCGGCAAGGCACGGCAGCTCGGCCAGCAGTTGCGGGACCGCCTCGGCGTCCACCACCAGCTCACCGAGCGGGTCCACCCGGTCCAGCAGTGGCGTACGACCGCCGCCCCGCACCCGCTTCAGCAGGTCCAGCAGGACGTCGTGCGGGTCCGCCACCACCTCGGTCGAGACGTACGACGGCCGGCGCCGCGCGGGCCCGGCCCGCACCTGCCGGTAGAGGACGGCATCCACCCCCACGCTCGGTACCTCCTCCCACCGGCGTCGCCACCCGGGGGACGCCCGCTCCGATCGGTCTCGCGAATCACCCTTCCGCGCCGCCACCACGCCCGGTACGCCCCAGCGCCCGGTCGCCCGCCCATGCGCGGGGTGTCGGCACCTGCCGGCAACGCCTGTGGGCCGCCCGACGGCGGACCCGGACGTTGCCACCGTCCTCTTCGTAGTAACAGTTTCCCCTGTACAGGCCCCCGTCAGCCACCCCGAACGGCGTGCCGCGCCCACCGTCGGGTCCGGTGGCGTCGCGCACCGGCCGTCGGGCCGCCACCGGAAGCACCACCCGGCAGGCCGGAGCGGCGGCCGGCAGCCACCTGCGCACGCCCTTAGGCTGGACCGGTGTCTCCCGCCACCCCGGAGCGCGCTCCGGTCACCCTCGGCACCGACGCGGCAGCCGGAGCTCCCGGTGACTGACCAGCGGCGCGGCACGCGGGCGGCCCACGAGGCGCTGCCGGCGCCGATGCGGGCGGCGGTCGACGACTTCGCCGACCACCTGGCCCGGGTGCGCAACCGGTCGGCGCACACCGTGCGGGCGTACGTGACGGACCTCGTCTCGCTGCTCGACCACGCGGTGCGGATGGGGTGCGCGGACCTGTCGGAGCTGGACCTGACAGTGCTGCGGAGCTGGCTGGCGAAGCAGCGGACCATGGGCGCGGCCCGGACGTCCCTCGCCCGGCGGGCGGCCGCCGCCCGCACGTTCAGCGCCTGGGCGCACCGCGCCGGCCTGCTCGCCGCCGACGTGGCGGCCCCGCTGGCCAGCCCCAAGGCGCACCGGGAGCTGCCCACCGTCCTGCGCGCCGACCAGGCCGCCGCCTTGATGGCCGCCCCGGACCGGACGGATCGGGACGGCCCCGACACGCGGCGCCCGGGTGACGGCGTCGCGCCGGCAGACGGGAGGACCGTCGACAACGCGGGCCGCGGAGACGCACCGGCCCCGGGTGGGAACGACGACTCCGAGGCCGTGCTGCTGCGGGACCGGCTACTGCTCGAACTGCTCTACGCCACCGGTGTGCGGATCAGCGAGGCCTGCGGCCTGGACGTCACCGACGTCGACCAGGCCCGCCGGGTGGTACGCGTCCTCGGCAAGGGCGGGCGGGAGCGGGCCGTGCCCTACGGGGTGCCCGCGCAGCGGGCGCTGGACGCGTGGCTCGCCCACGGGCGGCCGGCGCTGGCGGCGCCCCGCTCGGGTGGCGCGCTGCTGCTCGGGGCCCGGGGCGGCCGGCTCAACCCCACCACCGCCCGCCGGATCGTGGCCGGGTACGCCGAGGCCGCGGGCCTGCCCCGGGTGACCCCGCACGGCCTGCGGCACTCGGCGGCCACGCACCTGCTGGAGGGTGGCGCGGACCTGCGCGCCGTGCAGGAACTGCTCGGGCACTCGTCGCTGGCCAGCACGCAGATCTACACGCACGTCTCGGTGGAGCGGCTGCGGGCGGCGTACCGGCAGGCGCATCCGCGGGCCTGACGGTGGGCCGGCCGGACGACTCAACCGCAGGGGTTGATGATCCACGGCGGGCTACGATCAGCCGATGACGGTCCCGCAGCCGCCCGAGCCGATCCCCGGGGCTCGGCTGCTCTTCTCCCTCGACCCGTCGGTCAGCCACCTCAACCACGGATCGTTCGGCGCGGTCCCGATCGTCGTGCAGCGCGCCCAGCAGCGCCTGCGTGACGAGATGGAGTCCAACCCGCTGCGCTTCTTCACCCAGGGTCTGGTCGACCGGATCGCCCACACCCGGCGGCACCTGGCCACCTTCCTCGGCGCGGATCCGGACGGCACGGCCCTGGTCGGCAACGCCACCACCGGCGCGGCCGTCGTGCTCCAGTCGCTGCGCCTGGGGCCGGGCGACGAGGTGCTGACCACCGACCACGGGTACGGGGCGGTCGGCCTCTCCGTGGAACGGGAGTGCGCACGGACCGGGGCGGTCTCCCGGACGCTGCCGGTGCCGCTGACCGCCACCGACGAGGAGGTCGTGGAGATCGTCCGGGCCGGGCTGCGTCCCGGGCGGACCAGGCTGCTGATCGTCGACCAGATCACCTCGCCGACGGCCCGGCTCTTCCCGACGGCGGCGATCGTCGGGGTGGCCCGCGAGCAGGGGATTCCGGTGCTTGTCGACGCCGCGCACGCCCCGGGCATGCTGCCGACCACCGTGGCGTCGGTCGGCGCCGACTTCTGGGTCGGCAACCTGCACAAGTGGGCGTACGCGCCGCGCGGCACCGCCGCGCTCGTGGTCGCCGAGCCGTGGCGGGAGCGGATCCAGCCGCTGGTCGTGTCCTGGGAGCAGGGCAGCGGGTACCCGACCCGCGTGGAGTGGCAGGCCACCCTCGACTACACCGGCTGGCTGGCCGCCCCGGTGGGCCTGTTCACCCTGCGCAGCCTCGGTGTGGACCGGGTGCGGGCGCACAACGCGGCGCTGGCGGCGTACGGGCAACGGGTGGTCGGGGACGCGCTCGGGGTGGCGCCGGCCGACCTGCCGGAGCCCGGCGGACCGACGGTCGCCATGCGGCTGATTCCGCTGCCGCCCGGCGTCGCCACCACGATGGACGCGGCCCGTGAGCTGCGGGCCCGGATCGCGGACCGGCTCTCGGCCGAGGTGTCGACCGCCGCCTGGAACGGTCGCGGCTACCTGCGCCTGTGCGGGCAGGTCTACAACACCCCCGACGAGTACGACCGGCTGGCGGTCCGCCTGCCCACGCTGCTCGCCCGCGGCTGAGCGCCGGGTCCGGCGGGCGGTGGGTCGAGCGGGAGCAGCCGGACCGGGCCGAGTCCGAGCAGGGCGAGCGGATCCAGGTACTCCTCGCCCCGGCGCAGCCCCCAGTGCAGGCAGGCCGCCGCGGCGCAGCCGGGGTGCCCGGCGGTCAGCAGGCCGATGGGTGTGCCGGCGGCGACCCGGGTGCCGGCCGCCGGCGCGGCACGGACGGGCTCGTAGGTGGTGCGCAGCCCGTCGGTGTGCCCGACGGTGACCACGGGCCGCCCGGCCACCGTGCCGGCGAAGAGGACCACCCCGGCG
It encodes the following:
- a CDS encoding aminotransferase class V-fold PLP-dependent enzyme, with protein sequence MTVPQPPEPIPGARLLFSLDPSVSHLNHGSFGAVPIVVQRAQQRLRDEMESNPLRFFTQGLVDRIAHTRRHLATFLGADPDGTALVGNATTGAAVVLQSLRLGPGDEVLTTDHGYGAVGLSVERECARTGAVSRTLPVPLTATDEEVVEIVRAGLRPGRTRLLIVDQITSPTARLFPTAAIVGVAREQGIPVLVDAAHAPGMLPTTVASVGADFWVGNLHKWAYAPRGTAALVVAEPWRERIQPLVVSWEQGSGYPTRVEWQATLDYTGWLAAPVGLFTLRSLGVDRVRAHNAALAAYGQRVVGDALGVAPADLPEPGGPTVAMRLIPLPPGVATTMDAARELRARIADRLSAEVSTAAWNGRGYLRLCGQVYNTPDEYDRLAVRLPTLLARG
- a CDS encoding murein hydrolase activator EnvC family protein, yielding MPGSSSGSAAVPPVLASVGMPSLSGPVVAVPSPGSPRSSAAGAPGARFRWPLAGTPRVVRRFDPPPQPWLPGHRGVDLAAVPGAEVRSAGAGVVLFAGTVAGRPVVTVGHTDGLRTTYEPVRAAPAAGTRVAAGTPIGLLTAGHPGCAAAACLHWGLRRGEEYLDPLALLGLGPVRLLPLDPPPAGPGAQPRASSVGRRTASRSYSSGVL
- a CDS encoding YifB family Mg chelatase-like AAA ATPase, which produces MSYAKVLCVGLVGMAGHVVEVEADLAPGLPGVVISGLPDTALHEARDRVRAAIVNSGQRWPNRRITLNLLPATLPKYGSAFDLAIAVAVLGGSGELPLVPLEATVVLGELGLDGTVRPVRGVLPMVAAAARAGFPQVVVPAGNAAEAAVIPGVQVRAADTLHRLVAFVRDGTPLLAPPDDAPTAEAGGPDLADVAGQRLGRRALEVAAAGGHHLALLGPPGAGKTMLAERLPSVLPELDDDAALEVTALHSIAGLLPPGGRLLRRPPFQAPHHTATVPALVGGGSGLARPGAVSLAHRGVLFLDEAAEFSKGALEALRQPLENGRVRVARTQGSTEYPARTQLVLAANPCPCAKPSGDAACECTPLARRRYLGRLSGPLLDRVDVQVRLPPVRAAELLQTGTPSESSATVAARVAEARRAAADRWAATGRRLNAEIPGPYLRRPPWCLPGRDTRELRKRLDSGSLSARGFDRVIRLAWTIADLDGRARPDGGDIAEAIQLRTGEGA
- a CDS encoding DNA-processing protein DprA yields the protein MTGRAERLMARVALTWLAEPGTWSVHRLVDQLGPVAALDLLLAGEAPDRALRAAVAARSAEGEARAVAEQALARTERLGARVVTPDDEDWPARVADLRALRLSGAGRRVDLETAPPLCFWVRGAWPLGEALARSVAVVGARAATPYGTHVATELGYGLAERDWTVVSGGAFGIDSAAHRGALTAGGLTVAVLACGLDRPYPMGNAALFDRIAETGLLVSEWMPGAEPLRPRFLIRNRVIAAATVGTVLVEAAARSGATQTLNRAIGVGRPAMVVPGPVTSAMSVGAHEALREHHRARLVTGTAHVLEEVGRIGYDLAPPARAPERPRDRLDDEAAQVLEALPRRKAIGLERVAARAGVDLRTAMRKLSMLEELAMVVRRYDGYALAPPAERSTAAGRAPTTAGPGPSPAPPS